The Geothrix sp. DNA segment GAGGAACTGTCCCAGGGCTTCGACAACCACCTCGATGCCCTTGGGCACCTGAAGGGTGAAGACCCCAGCCAGTACCGGGACGCTCTGACCCATGCCCTGGCCGGAGCCCGGAATGCCCTGGCGCCCTTCGCGGCGGATGCTGAGCTGGCCAAGCACCCCAGCGGCAAGGGCCTCCACAACTTCAAGAAGGAGAACCTCCTTCCGGTTCCAGTCGACAGCGCCGATCTGCAGACGAACCTCCGCTGGGCCCAGGCCCAGAGCGGGCGCGTGTCGAACCCGCCCCCTGCCTATTACTCCGACGCATTCTGTGAGGCGATGGCGGCCCTCAAGCCCGTGGCCACCGCGCTGGAAGCCTGGCTGCGCTGCCTGCTGGTGAATGCGCTGCAGCGCTTCGAGGCCGAGAAGCAGGCCCAGGGGCTGGCCACCTTCGGGGACCTGGTTCGCCAGGCCTTGGACAGCCTCAAGGCACATGGACTGGAAACTCCTGCGCCCAAGCTGCTCCTGGTGGACGAGTACCAGGACACCTCCAAGGTGCAGGATGCCTTCCTGGAGGCCCTCGGCGCTGAGCGCATGGTGCGCGTGGGTGATGTGAAGCAGGCCATCTACGGCTTCCGGGGTGGCGATCCCGATCTGCTGCGGGACCGGCTGGCCGCGGCGGGAGAGGGCGCCTTCCGCCTCGCTTCCAACTTCCGCTCCACACCCGAGATCGTGACCCTGGCCAATACCTATGTGGATCAGGTCTGGCCCCAGTTGGATCCCACGGTCGGCGATCTCGACGGGGCCCAGGTACCCGTTGCCCCATCGGGGCCTCCAGTGGGGTTGGTGCGCACGCCTGCGCCACCTACTTCAGGCGACCTTCCGGCCCTCGCGGATTGGATCTCGGGCCTCTCCCGGGAGTCCGGCTGGACCGAGTCCCTCGGCGCTCGCGCGAAGACCGGCAGCCGCACTCGGGCGCTCCTGCTCAAGCAGCGCACCCGCCTGCCGGGCCTCCTCCAGCGCCTCAAGGCGCAGGGCATCCAGCCCTACGTGGTGGCCAAGGAGGGATTCTGGGACAGCCCCGGCGTGCGGCTCATCCTGGCGGCCCTGGAGGCCGTGGCCCACCCCGAGCGACCCATCCCCTGTGCGGCGTTGCTGCGCCAGGTGGTGGGCCTAAGCGATGCCGAACTGGCAACCCTGGCCCAAGGCTGTGAAGGCCGTCCCGGACTGCCCGGTCTGGGTCAGTTGGATCCCGAGCGGCTTCCGGATGCCCACCGAGAGGCCGCCCGTTTCCTCCTCGACCTGCGACAGGCCTCCACCCAGACCATCGCAGGTCGCCTGCTGCGCCACGGAGCCCTGCTCCAGGCCATCGCAGCCCTGAACGTGCATGGTGCGCTGGAGCCCCTGCGGGCCCGGCGCAACCTGGCCGGACTGCTCGCCAAGTTGCAGGACCTGCCCGCCAGTCCCTCCGTGGCCTACGCCCTGCTGGATGACGAGCGGAACGGCCTGGAGCGGGGCGACCTGCCCGCCTCCGTGGAAGACGCCGATCTGCTCATCCAGACGGCTCACGGCAGTAAGGGGCTGGAGTACGACGACGTCATCCTGCCCCTGCTGAATGTGAACCCGCGCAGCTTCCGAAAGGGGGACCTGCGCACCCGCCCCGAGACCGGCGAGCTGCTGCTGGCCTGGAAGCTGGGGACATTCACCGGACGCGCCTACGACGACCTCAAGCCCCTGGTGGAGGCCAAACAGAAGCGCGACGAACTCAACCTGCTCTATGTGGCGCTTACCCGGGCCAAGGGGCGTCTCTGCGTGCTGCTTCAGGAGCCCAAAGACCCCAAAGAGCCCAAACCCCCGAGCGAGTTCAAGACCTGGGCGAAATGGGGGCAGGTCCTGGCCAGCAGCCACCTGGACTGGAAGCCCTTGGCGGAGGCACCGACACCGGTGCCCGTGCCGGCCCGTGTCACCCTCACGCTGGACTCACCGCCGGCGAGAGCGGCCCTGGCCGACCTCACCCTGCCTGCCGATGCCCATGACGACCTCCCTGGCGATACCCGCAGCAAGGCCCGCCAGGAGGGTGAAGCCATGCATGCCTTCCTCCGGGATCTCCTGGTGCGGTGGGAGGATCCGGAAGCCTTCCAGGCCTGCCTCGCCGCTGCCCCACCAGTCGCCCACGCCCGTGAGAACGCCCTGCGCTTCCTGGAGCAATTCGAGGCCAAGGGCTGGCGCCACTTCCGCCGCCGCACCGAGCTGCCCCTCGCGGGTGCAGCCAGCAGTGGTGGGCTTGGACGCGCGGACCTCGTGGTCTGGGGCGAGGACCGCATCCACCTCCTGGACTTCAAGCACTCCAAAGCCTTCGGCGAGGAGGAGCTTGCGGCCTACCGGGACCAACTCAACCGGTATTCCGCCGTATTGGCGGAGCGGGAGGGGATGCCCGTGACCTCTTGGCTTGTGCCGCTTCGTGGCAACGCTTGGGTCAATCTGGAATGACAAACCTGGGCAATCCACCACCTTGAAAGGCAGCCTGAAGCATCCTGGGACCAGCTATCGTGTGGATGGCCATCGGCGCACCCATTCGGTCATCTACCAGACCGCCCGGGCGGACCTGCTGGGGCTGGTGAGCCTCGGCCTGCTGGAGCAGACCAAAGAAGGCCGGGCCTTCGTGTTCACCGCGCCACGGGATCTGTCCCGGCGCATGAAGGAACTTGCCGCTCAGAGCTTGAAGACATTTTCTCGATGCCAGCTCAGGAAATCGGCATGAGGTCGCTGATCTAGCGCCTCGGGGACGAGAACCCGTCGATCCGAGCGGAGGAGCCGAGACAAATCATCGGGAACGCCTTGTGGGGAGAGCAGGATGCTGCCGTCTACGCCGACGGCCAAAAGCCCTCGATCGAATAACCAATGGAGGGTGCCTGTGAGAGCCAGTCCATTTCGTACTGAATCTGGGCCGTTGAAGGCGACTGGTCGAATGTGCGCAGCCTGGACCTCGGGCCGCCCACCACCATTGATCAGCCGCAGACCAGAAAAAGCGCAGGTGTTCTGGTAGGCCTCGCGGACCTTGTGGCGGAAGGCGACTTCCCGGAAAGGGCGTGAGACCCACTGCTGAATCATTGGGCGATCCGAGTAGGCGATGGCTTCTTCGGCAACCCGGTCCGCGGTCTGATTCGAATCGTTGATCTCCCACGAGTCCATCACCCGTGAGAATCCGGCTCGGACGATCGCCTCGAATTCCTCCAACGGAAGAACCCTCACAGCCCGGCCAAAGGCCCCCTTGTTGGTCGATCCATCGGCCTTTTGAAGCGTGGATTCCCGATAGTGCCCACCTTCCTGGAACGGTACCGGCAGATCGAACTCCTGATAGCCCTCCATGTAGGCGAAGAAATGATCCTCTCGCTCGGCGTCGGGCATGATGCGCGTGATCCTCGCCATCGCAAAGTAGGCTTGGCGACCGCCCCCTTGGCTTCGCCGAGGTTCGTAGTACAGGATCCAATCACCCTCGGCCGCCCCGACCTGGTTCAGGTAGGTTCTCGGGAAGTGGTAACGCACCTCTGGCAGGTCATCGTAGACCGAGCCTACTGACATGGTTAGCACTGCGTTGGTCACGGGGGCCAGGCTACCAGGTCGTTGATATCAGGGCTGCCCCCCTACCCCAACCCCGCCGTCCTGGCCAAGGTCAGCGACCCATCCCGGTTCGTCCCGGCACACGCCCAGGCCACGGGCCTTCGCTGGCCTTTCACCAGCAGCTCGGCTTTGAGGGTCAGGCCTTCCCAGGGGATGCCTCGGGGCAGGAGGAGGGAGGCCTGGCGGACGCCGCGGGTCATGGGGTAGCCGGGGTCGAGGCAGCCGGTGGCCAGGGGCTTGCCGTCGGCGGCGCACAGGGAGATCCGGAGCACGCCGGGGATGCAGGCCACGCCGTCGTTCACGAGGCCGAGCACCAGGCCGTGGCGCCCGTCCCGCTGGTAGGCCCAGATCCAGGAGGGGCGCACGCGGTAGCCGATGCGGCGGGCGGCGGCGTCGATGGCGGCGTGGGAGCGTTCGTAGCTCCGGAGCAGATGCTCGGCGGAGATGGCGTGGAAGTTCCACAGGGACCAGTAGTTCGCCCCCACGTCAAGCACGTGGGAGAGGGTGTTCTCGGTGCGCGGCGGCCCGCCCTTGGGATCCGGCGCATCCGGGTCCCCACTCAGGCCCGCTTCGCAGATGGCGGCGACCCAGGGCGGGCGGTTGGCGAGGGCCTCGATCTGCTCGTTCTCGATGAAGATGGTGTCGGTGCGCAGCCAGTTGTGGGTGCGGATGGTGCGGTCCACCAGTTCCGAGTTGCCCACGCGGCTGAAATCAGGCTGGGTGTTCGTGGCCAGGGGCGTGCGCTTCCAGGCCCCCAGCTGGGCCTCGAACATCGCCAGCCAGGTGGCCTCGGCGGTGGCGTTGTCCGGGAAGGGATGCCCCTCGTAGGGCCAGGTGTGGCCCTCGCCCCAGAACCCGTACATGAAGGTGTCCATGTATTCCACCTGGGGATGCCCATCCAGCTCCTGGGCCAGGAGCCCGTTCAGCTCCCGGAAGGCGGCCTGGTACTCGGGGTGGTCGTAGCGCGGGAGCTGGTTCAGGCCCTTGTTCCGGGGCAGCTCGGAGGGGCGCTCCCACTGCCCCTTGAGCGCCACCGTGGGGACCTTCGCTGCGAGGAAGGCCGGCATCCCCGGCTCGGGATGGTCGGGGTTCTCCAGCATCACGCGGAAGCCCACGCCCTTGCCGTAGCGCCGCGCCAGATCGAGGGTGGCCTTCCAGCCCTCGGGGAAGTCCAGCCGTCCAGGGCGCTGCTGGATGTCCCGCCAGTTGAGGCGGATGTAGACCTTCTGCGCGAAGGGCAGCCGGATGAGGTCCTCGAGGTACCGCTCCACGGGCACGCCGTGGGTGCGAGGCGGCCAGAAGTCCCCGGACACATACACGGTGAGGCCCATGCCGGGGTTGGGGACGATGTCGGTGGATGGCAGGGTGGTCATCACCACCTCGCTGCCGGACAGCACCTCCTCCGGCGGGTACTGGGGGAACGGGCCCTGGTAGAGCCGGTCGGGGACCGCCGGGGGCGGCCCGAAGTCGTGTTTCTCCCAGGTGTGGCTGGGCACGAAGGCGGAGGCCGAGCGGGAGCCCAGTCCCGCCGCCAGGGCCGCCGTCCCCGCGGTCTTGAAAAAGTCGCGTCGTTTCATGAGTCCACCTGGTCGAGGAGAAATCACGCCATCCGAATCCGTCCCGATCCTGCTGCGATTTGAACCGCCCCGTCACGCGGCGCTGAGTGTTGGCGTTGCGTCAGTCACCCTTCATTCCGGCCTGGCCTCGATCAGGAGGTGGGCGCTGAAGGGAAGGTTCAGGGTGGCGCGGGGACCCTTGACCACGCCCAGATCCCGGTCGTGTTCGTAGTCCCGGATCCGATACGTGCGGGCTTCGAGGCCCCGCAGCTCGACCGGGCCCTGCCACTTCTTGGCGAAGAACCCGTAGTACCGGGCCTCGCCCTTCTGGATGGCGTGGGTCTCGGGCAGGTCGAAGCCGACGTCGTAGAGATCCCCGAGATACTGTCCCTTCGGCAACATCTGTTTCCGAT contains these protein-coding regions:
- a CDS encoding UvrD-helicase domain-containing protein is translated as MRTLDLSDPLILDQSLVVSASAGSGKTFTLTVLVTARLGRGDIRPWEILATTFSETSAADLRERLLRPLDMLSALDEAAWQQLLPHLEVPVATDLEALLKELPGIQHLKKSAGEVAQAAAHWSCAPWLGSPAKARAFWRRVRREAELLQVSTIHSLAMRVLSKGEGSHDTILDVRHPSLLRLLRLTVREALTLPTGHADEVPARLLLAWAEQNWEELSQGFDNHLDALGHLKGEDPSQYRDALTHALAGARNALAPFAADAELAKHPSGKGLHNFKKENLLPVPVDSADLQTNLRWAQAQSGRVSNPPPAYYSDAFCEAMAALKPVATALEAWLRCLLVNALQRFEAEKQAQGLATFGDLVRQALDSLKAHGLETPAPKLLLVDEYQDTSKVQDAFLEALGAERMVRVGDVKQAIYGFRGGDPDLLRDRLAAAGEGAFRLASNFRSTPEIVTLANTYVDQVWPQLDPTVGDLDGAQVPVAPSGPPVGLVRTPAPPTSGDLPALADWISGLSRESGWTESLGARAKTGSRTRALLLKQRTRLPGLLQRLKAQGIQPYVVAKEGFWDSPGVRLILAALEAVAHPERPIPCAALLRQVVGLSDAELATLAQGCEGRPGLPGLGQLDPERLPDAHREAARFLLDLRQASTQTIAGRLLRHGALLQAIAALNVHGALEPLRARRNLAGLLAKLQDLPASPSVAYALLDDERNGLERGDLPASVEDADLLIQTAHGSKGLEYDDVILPLLNVNPRSFRKGDLRTRPETGELLLAWKLGTFTGRAYDDLKPLVEAKQKRDELNLLYVALTRAKGRLCVLLQEPKDPKEPKPPSEFKTWAKWGQVLASSHLDWKPLAEAPTPVPVPARVTLTLDSPPARAALADLTLPADAHDDLPGDTRSKARQEGEAMHAFLRDLLVRWEDPEAFQACLAAAPPVAHARENALRFLEQFEAKGWRHFRRRTELPLAGAASSGGLGRADLVVWGEDRIHLLDFKHSKAFGEEELAAYRDQLNRYSAVLAEREGMPVTSWLVPLRGNAWVNLE
- a CDS encoding HNH endonuclease codes for the protein MPDAEREDHFFAYMEGYQEFDLPVPFQEGGHYRESTLQKADGSTNKGAFGRAVRVLPLEEFEAIVRAGFSRVMDSWEINDSNQTADRVAEEAIAYSDRPMIQQWVSRPFREVAFRHKVREAYQNTCAFSGLRLINGGGRPEVQAAHIRPVAFNGPDSVRNGLALTGTLHWLFDRGLLAVGVDGSILLSPQGVPDDLSRLLRSDRRVLVPEALDQRPHADFLSWHRENVFKL